The Pseudosulfitobacter pseudonitzschiae genome includes a region encoding these proteins:
- a CDS encoding ornithine cyclodeaminase has translation MLTPSDKALVPFVSVDHMMQLIHHIGIEEALKGLADYIEADFRRWELFDKSPRVASHSPEGVIELMPTSDGEVYGFKYVNGHPKNTADGLQTVTAFGLLADVATGYPVLLSEMTMLTAMRTAATSALVARTLAPKGATTMAMIGNGAQSEFQSIAMKAIVGIDTVRLFDTDPKATAKCAANLAGSGLTVVSCASAQEAIEGAHILTTCTADKQYATILTDNMVGAGVHINAIGGDCPGKTELAPAILKRSDIFVEFPPQTRVEGEIQQLDADHPVTEFWEVLSGAKPGRTSQSQITLFDSVGFATEDFSALRYVRDRIEGTAYFHPLDLLADPDDPRDLFGMLQRSNG, from the coding sequence ATGCTGACCCCATCCGACAAGGCTCTTGTGCCCTTCGTATCCGTCGACCACATGATGCAGCTGATCCACCACATCGGCATCGAGGAGGCACTGAAGGGGCTCGCCGATTATATCGAAGCCGACTTTCGCCGTTGGGAGTTGTTCGACAAATCGCCCCGCGTGGCATCCCATTCGCCCGAGGGAGTGATCGAACTGATGCCGACATCGGACGGCGAGGTTTACGGGTTCAAATACGTCAACGGCCACCCTAAAAACACAGCAGACGGGTTGCAGACGGTCACCGCCTTTGGCCTGCTGGCCGATGTGGCTACCGGCTATCCCGTGCTGCTGTCCGAAATGACGATGCTGACGGCAATGCGCACGGCGGCCACATCGGCCTTGGTGGCGCGAACGCTGGCACCCAAGGGGGCCACGACAATGGCGATGATCGGCAACGGGGCGCAGTCCGAATTTCAAAGCATCGCGATGAAGGCCATCGTGGGCATTGATACAGTGCGTCTGTTTGATACCGACCCCAAGGCCACGGCAAAATGTGCGGCCAATCTGGCGGGCAGCGGGCTGACGGTTGTGTCATGCGCCAGCGCGCAAGAGGCCATCGAGGGCGCGCATATTCTGACCACTTGCACCGCTGACAAGCAATATGCGACCATCCTGACCGACAATATGGTCGGCGCGGGTGTACACATCAACGCCATCGGCGGCGATTGCCCCGGCAAGACGGAACTGGCGCCAGCCATCCTGAAACGGTCGGACATCTTTGTAGAATTCCCGCCGCAAACCCGTGTGGAAGGCGAGATTCAGCAACTGGACGCGGATCATCCCGTGACCGAATTCTGGGAAGTGCTGAGCGGTGCCAAACCGGGGCGCACATCGCAATCGCAGATCACCCTGTTTGACAGCGTGGGCTTTGCCACCGAAGATTTCAGCGCGCTGCGCTATGTCCGCGACCGGATCGAGGGGACGGCATATTTTCACCCGTTGGACCTGCTGGCCGACCCCGATGATCCGCGCGACCTGTTCGGGATGCTGCAACGCTCGAACGGCTAG
- a CDS encoding HNH endonuclease — protein MDGDFRTEFTRAPGALKQHPALVLNADYRPLSYYPLSLWPWQEAVKAAWLDRVDIVAEYDEVVRSPSTVFRIPSVVVLKDYVKPQKRVAFTRFNLFLRDEFRCQYCGAKGDLTFDHVVPRASGGVTSWQNVVAACSPCNLKKGSKALHRTGMALRKPPRQPAAEELRNMGRKFPPNHLHEAWMDFLYWDAELEA, from the coding sequence ATGGACGGCGATTTCAGAACGGAATTCACGCGCGCACCGGGCGCGTTGAAACAGCATCCGGCATTGGTGCTGAATGCGGATTACAGGCCTCTCAGTTACTATCCTTTGTCGCTGTGGCCATGGCAGGAAGCGGTCAAGGCGGCGTGGCTGGATCGGGTCGACATCGTCGCGGAATACGACGAAGTGGTCCGAAGCCCCAGTACGGTGTTCAGGATACCGTCTGTTGTTGTCCTGAAAGATTATGTCAAACCTCAAAAGCGCGTGGCCTTCACGCGCTTTAATTTATTTCTGAGGGACGAATTCCGCTGCCAGTACTGCGGGGCCAAGGGCGATCTGACATTCGACCACGTGGTGCCACGCGCCAGCGGCGGCGTGACCAGCTGGCAGAACGTGGTGGCGGCGTGCAGCCCGTGTAACCTGAAAAAGGGGTCCAAGGCCCTGCACCGCACGGGCATGGCCCTGCGCAAACCGCCGCGCCAGCCCGCCGCAGAAGAACTGCGCAATATGGGCCGTAAGTTTCCGCCCAACCACTTGCACGAAGCGTGGATGGACTTTTTGTATTGGGACGCCGAGCTGGAGGCGTAG
- a CDS encoding alpha/beta hydrolase, translated as MTRVLQSQRREPTSGEVRSAVVFLHGYGANGADLLGLADPLSEHLPDTLFVSPDAPERIDGMPGAFQWFPIPWIDGSSEEEAERGMRAAVEDLNAYLDALMVDEDLMPEQVALFGFSQGTMMALHVAPRREDALAGVVAFSGRLLNPEVLTDEAVSRPPILLVHGDQDDVVPPQSLPQAAEALQEAGWKDVFAHVMKGTAHGIAPDGLSISLAFLRDKLGF; from the coding sequence ATGACACGCGTACTTCAATCGCAACGCCGCGAACCAACATCGGGCGAGGTCCGTTCGGCCGTCGTGTTTCTGCACGGCTATGGCGCCAACGGGGCCGACCTTTTGGGGTTGGCCGATCCGTTGTCGGAGCACCTGCCTGACACGCTGTTCGTGTCGCCCGATGCCCCCGAGCGTATCGACGGGATGCCCGGTGCCTTTCAGTGGTTTCCGATTCCGTGGATTGATGGCTCAAGCGAGGAAGAGGCCGAACGCGGGATGCGCGCGGCGGTCGAGGATCTGAACGCCTATCTTGATGCGTTGATGGTCGACGAGGATCTGATGCCCGAGCAGGTTGCGCTGTTCGGCTTCAGTCAGGGTACGATGATGGCACTGCACGTTGCCCCGCGCCGCGAGGACGCGCTGGCCGGTGTCGTGGCGTTTTCAGGCCGTTTGCTCAACCCCGAAGTTCTGACGGACGAGGCTGTCTCGCGCCCTCCGATCCTGTTGGTGCATGGCGATCAGGATGATGTGGTGCCGCCGCAGTCGTTGCCGCAGGCTGCCGAAGCCTTGCAAGAAGCGGGCTGGAAAGACGTTTTCGCCCATGTAATGAAAGGCACCGCCCACGGTATCGCGCCGGACGGGCTGAGCATTTCACTGGCGTTTTTGCGCGACAAACTTGGATTTTAA
- a CDS encoding DNA-3-methyladenine glycosylase family protein produces the protein MSVGRIIETDADVAEGAAWLANADPRMAHALAQTGPLPLRRRADGFAQLLSAIISQQVSTASAAAIWARMQQAGLTTEPAVRAAGDEGLRAVGLSRQKIAYAQALAAADIDYAALRHAPDADVIATLVGIKGIGVWTAEIYAMFSLGRADVFAPGDLALQEAARVLYNLPDRPTPMVLRMMSKEWSPWRSVAARCLFAYYRIAKGREGIT, from the coding sequence ATGAGTGTCGGGCGCATCATCGAAACCGACGCCGATGTGGCCGAGGGCGCGGCGTGGCTGGCCAATGCGGATCCGCGCATGGCCCACGCCCTGGCGCAGACCGGCCCGCTGCCCCTGCGCCGCCGCGCGGACGGTTTTGCGCAACTGTTGTCTGCCATCATCAGCCAACAGGTCAGCACCGCATCTGCCGCCGCGATCTGGGCGCGGATGCAGCAGGCGGGGCTGACAACCGAACCCGCCGTGCGCGCCGCAGGTGACGAAGGCCTGCGCGCCGTGGGCCTCAGTCGTCAGAAAATCGCTTATGCCCAAGCGTTGGCCGCCGCCGACATCGACTATGCCGCCCTGCGCCACGCCCCCGATGCCGATGTCATTGCCACGTTGGTCGGGATTAAGGGCATCGGCGTATGGACCGCCGAGATTTACGCTATGTTCAGCCTTGGTCGCGCCGATGTCTTCGCTCCCGGCGATCTAGCCCTGCAAGAGGCGGCGCGGGTGCTTTATAATCTGCCCGACCGACCCACGCCAATGGTATTGCGCATGATGTCAAAAGAATGGTCCCCGTGGCGGTCGGTTGCGGCGCGCTGTCTCTTTGCGTACTACCGGATTGCAAAAGGCAGGGAAGGGATCACATGA
- a CDS encoding precorrin-6A/cobalt-precorrin-6A reductase: MEDTARHAQILMLGGAGEAPAVLALLRGRGDPRVRIIWDGPPPMGAPSELDGVTPDRNGIAQALRDGGFTHLLDVTHGFAGQISADAAGACADAGAAYAVLRRPAWTAQAGDRWTDVADMAAASAAIAPFARVFTNVGRALLPGLAGFRGQLFVRQTTQHDAAPVSANMHYIFGSPPFTHDNEVALLRDLGVDAVLFRNTGGAASDTKVTAARTLGLGIVMLARPAAPAGTHLPDVQAVARWADTL, translated from the coding sequence ATGGAAGACACCGCGCGTCATGCGCAGATTCTGATGCTGGGGGGCGCGGGCGAGGCACCTGCGGTGCTGGCTTTGCTGCGCGGGCGCGGAGATCCGCGGGTCCGCATCATCTGGGACGGACCGCCCCCGATGGGTGCGCCATCGGAACTGGACGGTGTTACGCCGGACAGAAATGGTATTGCGCAGGCGCTTCGTGACGGGGGCTTTACCCATCTGCTGGACGTAACCCACGGGTTCGCTGGACAGATCAGCGCCGATGCCGCAGGGGCCTGTGCGGATGCGGGGGCCGCATATGCCGTTCTGCGCCGCCCCGCGTGGACAGCGCAGGCGGGGGATCGCTGGACCGATGTCGCCGATATGGCTGCGGCGAGTGCGGCGATCGCCCCCTTTGCCCGTGTCTTTACCAACGTGGGACGGGCGCTGTTGCCCGGTCTGGCAGGCTTTCGCGGTCAGCTTTTTGTGCGCCAGACCACGCAGCACGATGCAGCGCCAGTATCCGCCAACATGCACTATATTTTCGGTAGCCCGCCGTTCACTCACGACAATGAAGTGGCGTTGCTGCGCGATCTGGGCGTCGATGCGGTCCTGTTTCGTAACACCGGTGGGGCCGCATCGGACACCAAGGTGACGGCGGCGCGCACGCTAGGGTTGGGCATCGTGATGCTTGCACGGCCCGCAGCCCCCGCAGGAACACATTTGCCCGATGTGCAGGCCGTCGCCCGATGGGCCGACACGCTATGA
- the rpiB gene encoding ribose 5-phosphate isomerase B → MTDTKRIVLSSDHAAIDLRQTIAAHIAKLGWEVVDIGPTTPESTHYPKHGKAAAGRVASGDCRFGIILCGTGQGIMMAANKVAGIRCGVCSDTFSARMIRQHNDANMLSLGVRVLGEGLALDIVDAFLTAEFEGGRHATRVEMIEAPEVALTA, encoded by the coding sequence ATGACAGACACCAAACGCATCGTTCTCTCTAGCGACCACGCCGCGATTGATCTGCGCCAGACCATCGCCGCACATATCGCCAAGCTTGGTTGGGAGGTGGTCGACATCGGCCCGACCACGCCCGAGAGCACACACTACCCCAAACACGGTAAGGCCGCAGCCGGGCGCGTCGCCTCGGGCGATTGCCGCTTTGGCATCATCCTGTGCGGCACCGGTCAGGGAATCATGATGGCGGCAAACAAGGTGGCCGGTATCCGCTGCGGCGTGTGTTCCGACACGTTTTCGGCCCGCATGATCCGTCAGCACAACGACGCGAATATGCTGTCGCTGGGCGTGCGCGTGCTGGGCGAGGGGCTGGCGCTGGACATTGTTGACGCCTTCCTGACTGCCGAGTTCGAGGGCGGCCGCCATGCAACCCGGGTGGAAATGATCGAAGCACCCGAAGTTGCGCTGACGGCATAA
- a CDS encoding MFS transporter: protein MTNTKDSRAKRNVAVLVCAQALLGSQMPMIFVVAGLAGQSLASNICFATLPISLIVLGSMLAATPVSAIMQRFGRRAGFFVGATGGAVGGIVGAYGLYLGSFPIFLAGSFLTGIYMSAQGFYRFAAADTASDEFRPKAISYVMAGGLVSAVIGPQVVKLTADAYVIPFLGTYLAVIAVNVVGSLLFLFIDIPKPPVPELDAPKGRSRMELLKTPRIAVAVICATVSYALMNLVMTSTPLAVVGCGLSGDLLPGTDMSGLSATEQRSTFINLASNVVTAHVLAMFAPSFFTGHLINRFGVEKIVGLGIAILGAAGIVALSGVSLSNFFIALVLLGLGWNFGFIGATTMLSGAHLPHERGRMQGLNDLLVFGGVTVASLASGGLMNCSGGNPADGWAAVNIAMVPFLVLAGGSLIWLMLRPKDAIA from the coding sequence ATGACAAATACAAAAGACAGCCGGGCCAAGCGTAATGTGGCCGTTCTGGTCTGCGCCCAAGCGCTTCTGGGCAGCCAGATGCCAATGATTTTTGTGGTGGCGGGGCTGGCGGGGCAATCGCTGGCGTCCAACATCTGTTTCGCCACCTTGCCGATCTCGTTGATCGTGCTGGGCTCGATGCTGGCAGCGACGCCGGTTTCTGCGATCATGCAACGCTTTGGCCGCCGCGCGGGCTTCTTTGTGGGGGCCACCGGCGGGGCCGTGGGCGGGATTGTGGGGGCCTACGGTCTCTATCTGGGATCGTTCCCGATCTTTCTGGCGGGCAGTTTTCTGACAGGTATCTATATGTCGGCCCAAGGTTTTTACCGCTTTGCCGCAGCCGACACCGCGTCGGATGAATTCCGGCCCAAGGCGATTTCCTATGTGATGGCTGGTGGTCTAGTCTCTGCTGTGATTGGCCCACAGGTGGTCAAACTGACGGCAGATGCCTATGTGATTCCCTTTCTGGGCACCTATCTGGCGGTCATCGCTGTCAACGTGGTCGGATCGCTGCTGTTTTTGTTCATCGACATCCCCAAGCCCCCCGTGCCCGAACTGGACGCACCCAAGGGCCGCAGCCGGATGGAGTTGCTGAAAACGCCACGCATTGCTGTGGCAGTCATTTGCGCCACGGTGTCCTATGCGCTGATGAACCTTGTAATGACGTCGACACCGCTGGCGGTGGTGGGGTGCGGGCTGTCAGGCGATCTGCTGCCCGGAACCGACATGAGCGGGCTGAGCGCCACCGAGCAGCGTTCGACGTTCATCAATCTGGCGTCGAATGTGGTCACCGCCCATGTTCTGGCGATGTTTGCGCCGTCGTTCTTTACCGGCCATCTGATCAACCGCTTTGGCGTGGAGAAGATCGTGGGGCTGGGTATTGCCATTCTGGGTGCTGCGGGCATCGTGGCGCTGTCGGGTGTCAGCCTGTCCAACTTCTTTATCGCGCTCGTCCTGCTGGGACTGGGCTGGAACTTTGGCTTTATCGGCGCGACCACGATGCTGTCGGGGGCGCATCTGCCGCATGAACGCGGGCGGATGCAGGGCCTGAACGACCTTCTGGTGTTTGGTGGCGTGACGGTGGCGTCGCTGGCCTCGGGCGGTTTGATGAACTGTTCGGGTGGCAATCCGGCCGATGGCTGGGCTGCGGTCAATATCGCGATGGTGCCGTTTCTGGTGCTGGCGGGTGGGTCGCTCATCTGGCTGATGCTGCGCCCCAAGGATGCGATCGCCTGA
- a CDS encoding squalene/phytoene synthase family protein yields MSFDADLTACAALVQRADADRFRAAMAAPVAARPVLFALYAFNVEVARAPWVTQEAMIAEMRLQWWRDALEEIAKGGIVRRHEVVTPLAHALDAVGARALDCLVAARRWDIYRDPFEDTDHFSAYLADTSGALMWAAARALGAEPAAEMPVRAFGAATGLARFLQAVPELEAQKRVPLVDGRAEAIADLCNAALKSMPTRAALRRAAGPAGQPALIEGFLTQALLQQAARDPGRVGAGALHVNPVRQSLLLWRWS; encoded by the coding sequence ATGTCCTTTGATGCGGATCTGACCGCATGCGCGGCGCTTGTGCAACGCGCTGACGCCGACCGGTTTCGTGCTGCGATGGCTGCACCCGTGGCGGCGCGTCCGGTCTTGTTCGCGCTTTATGCGTTCAACGTCGAAGTGGCCCGTGCCCCTTGGGTCACCCAAGAGGCGATGATTGCCGAAATGCGGCTGCAATGGTGGCGCGATGCGTTGGAGGAAATCGCCAAGGGCGGGATCGTGCGGCGACACGAGGTGGTCACGCCACTGGCACATGCACTGGATGCAGTTGGCGCTCGGGCGCTGGACTGTCTGGTGGCTGCGCGGCGTTGGGATATCTACCGCGATCCGTTCGAGGATACAGATCACTTCAGCGCCTATCTGGCTGACACATCAGGTGCGCTTATGTGGGCGGCGGCGCGGGCTTTGGGGGCGGAACCCGCCGCCGAAATGCCGGTGCGTGCATTCGGGGCGGCTACGGGGCTGGCGCGGTTTTTGCAAGCGGTGCCCGAGCTTGAGGCGCAAAAGCGCGTGCCATTGGTGGATGGCCGCGCCGAAGCGATTGCCGATCTGTGCAACGCCGCGTTGAAGTCCATGCCGACCCGTGCGGCCCTGCGCCGTGCAGCGGGTCCGGCAGGTCAGCCTGCTCTGATCGAAGGGTTTCTGACGCAAGCCTTGCTGCAGCAGGCGGCCCGCGATCCGGGCCGCGTGGGGGCAGGGGCCTTGCATGTCAATCCGGTGCGGCAGTCGCTGTTGCTTTGGCGCTGGTCCTGA
- a CDS encoding alpha/beta hydrolase, which produces MWFSIILGIAITAGVLLVVALGLIASQRPVALSGQNDAGLDFSDTLARDVGDVPAPEPVLMRDGYPLPCRRYGGQGRDVPLVVLVHGSGWHGMQFHTLATALAADANVLVPDLRGHGAAPMRRGDMDYVGQFEDDLAYLIAGQVGSGQKVVLVGHSSGGGLVMRMAGGVHGGLIDRAVLLAPFLKHNAPTTRPNSGGWAHVLLRRMIGLTLLNAMGVRGLNHIEVIQFDMPRAVLDGPLGNTATTAYSYRLNQSLAPRSDFRSDIAALPPFAVVVGAQDEAFYADAYAPLMQSVTDKGQYHVVPDVGHLGIVDAPQTLQLIRDAIHVL; this is translated from the coding sequence ATGTGGTTCAGTATTATTTTGGGGATCGCCATCACCGCTGGCGTGTTGTTGGTGGTTGCACTGGGGCTGATCGCTTCTCAAAGGCCGGTCGCCTTGTCCGGGCAGAACGACGCGGGTCTTGATTTCAGCGACACTCTGGCACGGGACGTTGGCGATGTGCCCGCACCCGAGCCGGTTTTGATGCGCGACGGTTATCCGCTTCCTTGTCGCCGTTACGGCGGGCAGGGTCGTGATGTGCCGCTGGTTGTGTTGGTCCACGGGTCAGGTTGGCACGGAATGCAGTTTCACACCCTGGCCACGGCCCTGGCTGCGGACGCCAATGTGCTGGTACCCGATTTGCGCGGCCACGGTGCGGCACCGATGCGGCGCGGTGACATGGATTACGTCGGCCAGTTCGAGGATGATCTGGCCTATCTGATCGCCGGTCAGGTCGGTTCGGGGCAAAAGGTTGTTTTGGTCGGGCACTCTTCTGGCGGCGGGCTGGTGATGCGCATGGCGGGTGGCGTGCATGGCGGGCTGATAGACCGTGCAGTTTTGTTGGCCCCGTTTTTGAAACACAACGCCCCGACAACGCGCCCCAATTCCGGCGGCTGGGCGCATGTGCTGCTGCGCCGTATGATCGGTTTGACCCTGCTCAACGCGATGGGAGTGCGCGGTTTGAATCACATCGAGGTGATCCAGTTCGACATGCCCCGCGCGGTTCTGGACGGCCCGTTGGGGAACACTGCAACCACGGCCTATTCCTATCGGCTGAACCAGTCGCTTGCGCCGCGTTCGGATTTTCGCAGTGATATCGCCGCCCTGCCGCCGTTCGCCGTGGTGGTCGGGGCGCAGGACGAGGCATTTTACGCCGACGCCTATGCGCCCTTGATGCAGTCAGTTACGGACAAGGGGCAGTATCACGTCGTACCGGACGTGGGCCATCTGGGCATCGTCGATGCACCGCAAACCTTGCAACTGATCCGCGACGCGATCCATGTCCTTTGA
- a CDS encoding alpha/beta hydrolase codes for MWMLVLEVFVVGAIAALLIALALVMSQREVTMQGQGDVGVDLDEIMARDKAETPPVQPVTMRDGFKLQCYKYGAPGRDVPLIVMVHASSFYGVQMHNLATSVAKDAYVLVPDLRGHGPKPGRRGDIDYIGQFEDDLSDLIKTHARPDQKVMMVGHSVGAGLVVRMAGGPHGKLIDYAVLLAPFLNHFATTTRRKSAGWARVMMRRIVGLKLLNAVGFRGLNHLTVVQFNLPREALERSEGSSLCTAYSYRLNQSYMLRADFRRDIAALPDFSLLVGARDEAFHAEAYAPLMRAVTDKGLYHVIPGLGHLGLVDAPQTLQIIRDVIKNVQ; via the coding sequence ATGTGGATGCTTGTCCTTGAGGTTTTTGTTGTCGGAGCGATTGCCGCGCTGTTGATTGCGCTGGCATTGGTGATGTCCCAGCGCGAGGTCACGATGCAGGGCCAAGGCGACGTGGGTGTTGATCTGGACGAGATCATGGCGCGCGACAAGGCTGAAACGCCGCCGGTCCAGCCGGTGACGATGCGCGACGGATTCAAGCTGCAATGCTACAAATACGGTGCCCCGGGGCGCGATGTGCCGTTGATCGTCATGGTTCATGCGTCTAGTTTTTACGGGGTGCAAATGCACAATCTGGCCACATCTGTGGCGAAAGATGCCTATGTGCTGGTGCCCGATCTGCGCGGACACGGGCCAAAACCGGGGCGGCGCGGCGATATCGACTATATCGGCCAGTTCGAGGATGACCTGTCGGATTTGATCAAGACCCACGCCCGTCCCGACCAAAAGGTTATGATGGTCGGCCATTCAGTCGGGGCCGGTCTGGTTGTGCGCATGGCGGGTGGTCCGCATGGGAAGCTGATCGACTACGCGGTGCTGTTGGCGCCGTTCCTCAACCACTTTGCCACCACGACGCGGCGCAAGTCTGCGGGATGGGCGCGGGTGATGATGCGGCGTATTGTGGGGCTGAAATTGTTGAACGCGGTCGGTTTTCGCGGACTGAATCATCTGACCGTGGTGCAATTCAATCTGCCACGCGAAGCGCTTGAACGGTCCGAAGGATCATCGCTTTGCACCGCCTATTCCTATCGGCTGAACCAGTCCTATATGCTGCGCGCGGATTTCCGCCGCGATATTGCCGCATTGCCCGATTTTTCGCTGCTGGTCGGCGCGCGCGATGAGGCGTTTCATGCCGAAGCCTATGCGCCATTGATGCGCGCGGTGACGGACAAGGGGCTGTATCATGTGATCCCGGGCCTTGGTCACTTGGGTCTTGTTGATGCACCGCAAACGCTCCAGATTATCCGCGACGTGATCAAAAACGTCCAATAG
- the cimA gene encoding citramalate synthase, which yields MTRERLYLFDTTLRDGQQTQGVQFSTDEKITIARALDSLGVAHIEGGWPGANPTDSAFFDAAPQTRATMTAFGMTKRNGMSAENDDVLAAVLNANTPAVCLVGKTHDFHVKTALGITLDENTDNIVKSVAHLVAQGRETIFDAEHFFDGFKANPDYALAAIRAAYDAGARWIALCDTNGGTLPADVGRITAAVIEAGIPGDHLGIHTHNDTENAVGCALAAVDAGARQIQGTLNGLGERCGNANLTTLIPILLLKEPYASRFETGVPQTALQDLTRISRMLDEILNRVPQKQAAFVGASAFAHKAGLHASAIAKDPTTYEHIDPALVGNIRIIPMSNQAGQSNLRERLTGMGLSVDRADPALGRILDRIKTREAEGYSYDTAQASFELLAREELGQLPEFFEVKRYRVTVERRKNKYDKMISLSEAVVVVKVDGEKLLSVSESMDETGSDRGPVNALSKALAKDLGRYSSHLEDLRLVDFKVRITQGGTEAVTRVIIDSEDGQGRRWSTVGVSANIVDASFEALLDAIRWKLIRDVDACP from the coding sequence ATGACCCGCGAACGCCTCTATCTCTTCGACACCACCCTGCGGGACGGGCAGCAGACCCAAGGTGTGCAATTCTCGACCGACGAGAAGATCACCATCGCCCGCGCGCTCGACAGCTTGGGTGTCGCCCATATCGAAGGCGGCTGGCCGGGGGCGAACCCCACCGACAGTGCGTTCTTTGACGCCGCGCCCCAAACCCGCGCCACCATGACCGCATTCGGCATGACCAAGCGCAACGGCATGTCCGCCGAAAACGATGATGTGCTGGCGGCGGTGCTGAACGCGAACACGCCCGCCGTCTGCCTTGTGGGCAAGACCCACGACTTTCATGTGAAGACCGCGCTGGGCATCACGCTGGACGAAAACACCGACAACATCGTCAAATCCGTCGCCCATCTGGTGGCGCAGGGCCGCGAGACGATCTTTGACGCGGAACACTTCTTTGACGGTTTCAAAGCCAATCCCGATTATGCGCTGGCGGCGATCCGAGCGGCCTATGACGCGGGCGCGCGCTGGATTGCGCTCTGCGACACCAACGGCGGCACGCTGCCTGCCGATGTGGGGCGCATTACCGCCGCGGTGATCGAAGCGGGCATTCCGGGTGATCATTTGGGTATCCACACCCACAACGATACCGAAAACGCCGTGGGCTGCGCGCTGGCCGCCGTGGACGCGGGCGCGCGGCAAATTCAGGGCACGCTGAACGGATTGGGCGAACGCTGCGGCAATGCCAACCTGACCACGTTGATCCCTATCCTGCTGCTGAAGGAACCCTATGCCAGCCGGTTTGAAACCGGCGTGCCGCAGACCGCGCTGCAGGACCTGACGCGCATCAGCCGGATGCTGGACGAAATCCTGAACCGTGTGCCGCAGAAACAGGCGGCTTTCGTGGGCGCCTCTGCCTTCGCCCACAAGGCGGGGCTGCATGCCAGTGCCATCGCCAAGGACCCGACCACCTATGAACACATTGACCCCGCTTTGGTCGGCAATATCCGCATTATCCCGATGTCGAACCAAGCGGGGCAGTCGAACCTGCGCGAACGGCTGACTGGCATGGGGCTGAGCGTTGACCGCGCAGACCCCGCGCTGGGCCGAATTCTGGACCGGATCAAGACCCGCGAGGCCGAAGGCTACAGCTATGACACCGCGCAGGCGTCGTTCGAGTTGCTGGCGCGCGAAGAGTTGGGCCAGCTGCCTGAGTTCTTCGAGGTCAAACGCTATCGCGTCACTGTCGAGCGGCGCAAAAACAAATACGATAAAATGATCAGCCTGTCCGAAGCAGTGGTTGTGGTTAAAGTCGATGGTGAAAAACTGCTGTCGGTCAGCGAAAGCATGGACGAGACCGGCAGCGACCGTGGCCCGGTCAACGCCCTGTCCAAAGCGCTGGCAAAGGATCTGGGCCGCTATTCGTCGCATCTGGAAGATCTGCGGTTGGTGGACTTCAAGGTTCGCATAACCCAAGGTGGAACCGAGGCCGTTACACGCGTCATCATTGACAGCGAAGACGGTCAGGGGCGGCGTTGGTCGACTGTTGGGGTCAGTGCCAACATAGTCGACGCGTCGTTCGAGGCGCTGTTAGACGCCATCAGGTGGAAGCTGATTCGCGATGTGGATGCTTGTCCTTGA